GGGATCGTACTCAACCGTACTTACCTTGCCTTCAATCCCGAATTTATCACGCTTGAAATCAATAATACGATAGCGTTGCTTATGTCCGCCGCCACGTCTGCGCACCGAAATTTGTCCCTTATGGCCGCGGCCGGCGAATTCCTTTTTCCCTACCGTCAACGGTCCGTAGGGTTCCTCCGCGGTTATTTCGTCCTTCGTGAGGACTGTTTTATACCGCAGCGTTTTTGTTACCGGATTGAACTTCTTAATTCCCATTGCCGTTATCCTTGTCTCTCACTTCCTGCTCATCAACTATTGATTCTCGAAAAGTTCGATCTTTTCTCCGGCTTTGACCGTCACTACTGCTTTTTTCCAGGAAGAGGTGAATCCATACTGCGCACGCACGCGTTTCTTTTTCCCGCGGACATTTACAATATTGATCTTCTTGGCTGTTACATTAAACAGCTCTTTTATCGCCTTTCGAATTAAAGGCTTATTCGCTTTCATCGCTACCCGGAAAACATATTTGCCCTGACTGGCAAATTCAGTGCTCTTTTCGGACAGGACGGGTTTTACAATAGTATCGTTATGATCCATGGTTACTCACCTTTCGCGTACTTCTCGTTTAAATACTTCAAGGCGCTCTCAGTAATAAGCAGAGTCTTAGAATAAAATATCTCCCGACTTGAAGGCCGTTTCACGTTATTGTATATAAACCAGGGAATATTACGCAGTGCACGCTTGAGAAGCACATCATCATTTTCGGTTAAAAACACACCCTTTGCAACACTGAGGGCTTTGCCGATTTTGGCCATTTCCCTGGTTTTGCCGTCGGCGATCTTTATATCCTCAACTATCTTTATCTGTCCCTGCTTCGCCTTGAGCGACAATAGGGACCGATACGCTTCCCTTTTCATATTTTTGGGCAGCTCAATCCTGTAATCGCGCGGCTGGGGTCCGAAAATAGTCCCTCCACCCTTCCACTGTGGTGCGCGGATGCTGCCCTGCCGTGCGCGCCCGGTTCCCTTTTGCCTCCAAGGCTTCGCCCCCCCTCCAGACACGAATGAGCGCTCCTTGGTACAATGAGTTCCCTGATGCAGATTCGCGTTTGCCGCCTTTATGAGCTCATAAATGAGCGCATCGTTCACCTTGACGTTGAACACACTGTCGACCAATTCCACCTGTCCGACCAGCTTTCCGTCTATTGCATATTTATCGAGCATCATGGCGAGCCTGCCTATTTTTCTATTACTGTGATCAGAGAATCTTTTCTACCCGGAATACTTCCGGATATGAGCACTATGTTTTTATCCTTGAGGACTTTTACGATTTTTAAATTCTTAATTGTGAGATTCTTGTTACCGTGACGTCCCGGCATTTTCTGTCCTTTCCAAACTTCACCAGGAAAAGTGTGCGCGCCGATCGATCCGGGTGCCCGGTGGAAATCAGAGCCGTGCGTTTTACGACCCCCTCCAAACCCATAACGCTTAATAACACCGGTGAATCCCTTACCCTTGGACAACCCAAGGACGTTCACCAGCTGGTTTTCTGCGAAAATTTCACAAGTGATCACGCTGCCTTCCACGAGAGCGTCATCAAAAGCATCGATCTCCTTTTGAATTCTCTTGGGAGAAATATTCATCTTCTTATAGGCGGCGAGCTGGGCCCTGGGAACGCGTTTCTCTTTCGCCTCCGCATAGCCAACCTTGAGCGAAGCGTAACCGTCTTTTTCGACAGTTTTCTTCTGCAAAACAACGCAGGGGCCGAGTTCGCACACGGTGACGGGGATGAGGGTTCCGTCTTCCATGATGAATTGCGTCATTCCTATTTTTTTTCCAATCAGCGACTTCTTCATCGTCTTATCCCACACTTAACAAAAATACCGCATCTATCAAAACGGCAGATAGCGAAAGCCTTTCAAGTGTTATCACGACTCCAAATCTAGGATTTAATGTCGACAGAAACACCAGCAGGGAGTTCGAGTTTCATCAGAGCTTCGACCGTATCAGAATTCGGATCAATGATGTCAATCAGGCGCTTATGCGTCCTTATTTCGAACTGCTCGCGAGACTTCTTGTTGACATGGGGCGATCGCAGAACACAGAATTTTTCCACCTTGGTCGGTAGAGGTATTGGACCGGCGACCTGAGCCCCGCTCCTGTTCGTAGTCGCAACAATCTTTGCGGCCGACTGATCCAGAAGTTTTGCGTCGAACGACCGCAATTTGACACGTATTTTCTGCCCTGTAATCTTCGCCACGTCAGTTAACCCAATTTTAATGAACTTGCATGCTCTTTTGCAACCAGCCTCCTGAAAATAACAGTTGTCGCGACCACCCACGGCCTGACAACTGTTATCAACAAGGCTCGACTACCTTGAAACCTAGTGAGAACTATTCGAGAATCTTGGCTACCACGCCCGCGCCAACGGTTCGCCCGCCTTCACGTATCGCAAAACGAAGCGTTTCTTCCATCGCGATCGGGGTGATAAGTTCTACCGTCATCTTGATATTGTCTCCCGGCATAACCATTTCAACCCCCTCGGGAAGCGCGATCATGCCGGTAACGTCGGTCGTTCTGAAATAGAACTGAGGACGATAGTTATTGAAGAAAGGTGTATGACGGCCTCCCTCTTCTTTGGAAAGTACATAAACTTCAGCTTCGAATTTCTTATGAGGAGTAATAGAACCGGGCTTTGCAAGAACCATCCCGCGCTCTACCTCGTCCTTGCCGGTACCGCGGAGAAGACAACCGACATTATCCCCGGCCATCCCTTCGTCAAGTATTTTCCGGAACATTTCCACGCCGGTTACGACCGACTTCTTCGTCTCTACGAAACCGATAATTTCAACTTCCTCGCCTGTCTTTACCATGCCCCGCTCGATCCTTCCGGTCACTACCGTGCCGCGACCGGTGATGGAGAACACGTCTTCTATCGGCATGAGGAAGGGTTTATCCTTTTGGCGCTTAGGCTCGGGTATGTACGAATCGAGCGCTTCGGCAAGTTTGAGGATGGGACCGCAGTTTTCGCAAGTCTCCTTTCCGCAGCCGCACTCCATAGCTTTGAGAGCGGATCCGGGAACGATTGGAATTTCGTCACCAGGGAATTCGTATTTGTTCAGCAGTTCGCGAACTTCCATTTCTACGAGCTCTATAAGTTCGGCCCTGTCCGCAGGATCCAACTGGTCGACCTTGTTGAGGAAAACGACCATATAGGGAACATTCACCTGGCGAGCCAGGAGAACGTGCTCCTTCGTCTGGGGCATGGGACCATCCGTCGCGGCAACCACGAGAATAGCCGCGTCCATCTGGGCGGCGCCCGTAATCATGTTCTTAATATAGTCGGCATGGCCGGGGCAATCCACGTGCGCATAATGCCTGTTCTTGGTTTCATATTCCTGGTGAGAGGTGGCAATCGTTATCCCACGAGCCTTTTCTTCGGGTGCATTGTCGATCTGGTCGTAGTTAATGGGCTTATTTTTGCCGCCGATAGCATTAGTCAGGCATTTGGTGATAGCCGAAGTAAGAGTGGTCTTACCGTGGTCAATGTGCCCGATGGTGCCCACATTAACGTGCGGCTTGCTCCGTTCAAACTTTTCCTTTGCCATTTTATCTCTCCTTAAAAAATTTTCAGATATGGATAGATGCGGAAACAATCTCGTCGGTTCGGTAAAGCCCCTCTTTAACGATTAACACGCTACGGGAATGTTTCAGATTTAACGAGGACAGTTAAGTTAATAAAGATAGAACTTCCTCTTCCCGGACTAAAATCCGAGTGAATGAATTAATAAAATCCACACCCCTTCTGTCAATACATTAATTTCTAAATTAATCAAAAATTTCAAATGATCCGGCCCATCAAGCGCGCGACAATCGTTTCGGTGATGGTTTTTGGCACCAAATCATAGTGACTGAATTGAAGGGTATGTGAAGCGCGTCCTTGTGAGAGCGACCGCAGCGAGGTTGCATACCCGAACATCTCTGAAAGCGGCACCAGCGCATCGATCACCTTCAATTGACCGCGTACATCAATTTTTTCAATTTTACCCCTACGGGTGTTTACATCATTGATCACTTCGCCCATATATTCATCGGGAACAACAAGCTCCAATTTCATAACAGGTTCTAATAAAGTGGACTCTCCTTTCCGTGCCCCGTCCTTCACCGCCATGGTGGCCGCAATGCGGTACGCCACATCCACGGC
The nucleotide sequence above comes from Spirochaetota bacterium. Encoded proteins:
- a CDS encoding 50S ribosomal protein L3; translation: MKKSLIGKKIGMTQFIMEDGTLIPVTVCELGPCVVLQKKTVEKDGYASLKVGYAEAKEKRVPRAQLAAYKKMNISPKRIQKEIDAFDDALVEGSVITCEIFAENQLVNVLGLSKGKGFTGVIKRYGFGGGRKTHGSDFHRAPGSIGAHTFPGEVWKGQKMPGRHGNKNLTIKNLKIVKVLKDKNIVLISGSIPGRKDSLITVIEK
- a CDS encoding 50S ribosomal protein L4, which gives rise to MMLDKYAIDGKLVGQVELVDSVFNVKVNDALIYELIKAANANLHQGTHCTKERSFVSGGGAKPWRQKGTGRARQGSIRAPQWKGGGTIFGPQPRDYRIELPKNMKREAYRSLLSLKAKQGQIKIVEDIKIADGKTREMAKIGKALSVAKGVFLTENDDVLLKRALRNIPWFIYNNVKRPSSREIFYSKTLLITESALKYLNEKYAKGE
- a CDS encoding 50S ribosomal protein L23; amino-acid sequence: MDHNDTIVKPVLSEKSTEFASQGKYVFRVAMKANKPLIRKAIKELFNVTAKKINIVNVRGKKKRVRAQYGFTSSWKKAVVTVKAGEKIELFENQ
- a CDS encoding 30S ribosomal protein S10, producing MTGQKIRVKLRSFDAKLLDQSAAKIVATTNRSGAQVAGPIPLPTKVEKFCVLRSPHVNKKSREQFEIRTHKRLIDIIDPNSDTVEALMKLELPAGVSVDIKS
- the tuf gene encoding elongation factor Tu encodes the protein MAKEKFERSKPHVNVGTIGHIDHGKTTLTSAITKCLTNAIGGKNKPINYDQIDNAPEEKARGITIATSHQEYETKNRHYAHVDCPGHADYIKNMITGAAQMDAAILVVAATDGPMPQTKEHVLLARQVNVPYMVVFLNKVDQLDPADRAELIELVEMEVRELLNKYEFPGDEIPIVPGSALKAMECGCGKETCENCGPILKLAEALDSYIPEPKRQKDKPFLMPIEDVFSITGRGTVVTGRIERGMVKTGEEVEIIGFVETKKSVVTGVEMFRKILDEGMAGDNVGCLLRGTGKDEVERGMVLAKPGSITPHKKFEAEVYVLSKEEGGRHTPFFNNYRPQFYFRTTDVTGMIALPEGVEMVMPGDNIKMTVELITPIAMEETLRFAIREGGRTVGAGVVAKILE